CAGCCCCGCCCCCAGGCCGCAAATCAGCCAGTAAGTGAGAAAGCGACGGGCGCCCCAGCGCTGCTCCAGCATCGGCCCGAAGACCATAAGCCCCAGCATGTTGGAGAACAGATGCCCCAGGCCGCCGTGCATAAACATGTGCGTCAGCGGCTGCCACACCCGGAAATACGATGACTCAAACGGATACATGCCCAACAATCCCACCCGGCTGCCCAGCTGCAAGGTGATAAAAAACACCACCACATTGGCGATGAGCAGGTTGCGAACCGTAGGCGTGAGCTGGAACATGAAGCGCAGATTGGGCAGATTAAGGTGATTTCACAGATTTTTTGTGCTTACGGGAATTCGGTTGAATTCGCTGGCTGCCGGCAGCGCGAAGCGGAAGCTTCGCGCATCGTTGGATGATTGTGGCCTTCGACGCCCGTACGAATGGCGTTCAACGATGCGTGAAGCGGAAGCTTCGCGCTGCCGGCATCAGCTGGCACTCTGCGAAATCAGGCCAATCTGCATAATCTGTGATTTAGCGAGTAAAGAAAGCTTGCAGCTGGCCCAGCTCCAGCAGTACCAGGGTGCGGCGGCCGTCGGGGGTGTAGTTGGGTACCTGGCAGGCGAAGAGCTTATCCACGAGGGCCGTCATTTCCAGCTCGGAGAGGCGGGAGCCGGCGGCGCTGGCCGCCACGCGCCGGGCCAGGGCGCGGGCCAACTGCTCACGGCGGTCCAGCTTAACGGTGCCGCTGCCGGTGCGAAACTGCTCGATGAGGCCTTCCAGCAGCTCCTTTTCGTCGCGGGCCGGCACGTCGGCCGGAATGCCCTCCACGGCAATGGTGTTTTTGCCGAAGTCGGTGAAGCGGAAGCCCAGGGCACGCAGGGCTTCTTCTACTTCGCGCAGCACGGCGAAATCCTGGGGCGTAAACGTGACCGTGCGCGGAAACAGCAGGGTCTGGGAGGCGCTGGTGTCGCGCTCCAGGGCCTGAGCGTACTGCTCAAACAGGATTCGCTCCCGCGCCGCCACCTGGTCAATCAGCATGACGCCCGATTTCACGGGCACCAGCAGATACTGCTGGTGCAGCTGGAGCACCTTATTGCCCGGCCCCGTGGACGACTCGCGCAGGGGCAACTCCGGCGCCGGGGCGGCGGATTGAGCTGGAATAGTTTCCAAGGGCGGCAGGCCAGCAAAAGCTGCCGCTGCTACAGAGGCTCCGGACTCATCTTCAGCTTCAGGAACAGGCGGCGCGGGACGGGCGGCAGTGAAGGCGGTGGCCGAGGGCACCGGCACGCCGGTGGCTGTGGCTTCGCGCTCCACATCGGGCACCTTTACCTGCTGAAGACTTTTATAAAACTCTTCCAGCTCCCGCTTGGCCTGCTCAGTAGGCCGGGGCGGCAATTGCCGCTCGTACGCATCGGTTCGGGCGGGGGGAAAACCGGCAGGTGTCGTGCGAGGCGTGGCCGCGCGAGCGGCGGCCGAGGCCAGGGCGTCCGGCTGGAAGTCCTGCGTAAACGGGTGCTGCTCGGTGCCCGCTAGGCGCAGGGGCTGAATGGGGGCGAAGTTCACGTCCCCGTCAAAATCCAGGGAGGGCGCCATGTTGTGCAGGCCCAGGCTTTGCTTCACGGCGGCCCGCACAATGGCGTACACGGTCTTCTCGTCCTCGAACTTGATTTCCGTCTTGGTGGGGTGCACATTGATGTCGATGGCCTTGGGGTCCAGCTCCAGAAACAGCACGTAGAACGGGTGCGTGTCTTTAGGCAACAGGCCTTCGTAGGCGGCCAGCACGGCGTGGTTGAGGTAGGCCGAGCGGATAAACCGGTTGTTGACGAAGAAAAACTGGTCGCCCCGGCTTTTCTTGGCCGACTCCGGCTTACCGATAAAGCCC
This region of Hymenobacter sp. YIM 151500-1 genomic DNA includes:
- the mutL gene encoding DNA mismatch repair endonuclease MutL, producing MADIIQLLPEYLANQIAAGEVVQRPASVVKELLENAVDAGATQVQLIVKEAGKQLVQVVDNGSGMSPTDARMSLERHATSKIRTTDDLFRIRTLGFRGEALASIAAVSQLELRTKQRDQDTGTLLLVEGSQISSQQPVACPDGTSISVKNLFFNVPARRNFLKSNAVEMRHILDEFQHVALANPQIGFSLFQNDLEVFNLPAGKLSQRIVSLLGNGYKEQLAQVEEVTPFITVKGFIGKPESAKKSRGDQFFFVNNRFIRSAYLNHAVLAAYEGLLPKDTHPFYVLFLELDPKAIDINVHPTKTEIKFEDEKTVYAIVRAAVKQSLGLHNMAPSLDFDGDVNFAPIQPLRLAGTEQHPFTQDFQPDALASAAARAATPRTTPAGFPPARTDAYERQLPPRPTEQAKRELEEFYKSLQQVKVPDVEREATATGVPVPSATAFTAARPAPPVPEAEDESGASVAAAAFAGLPPLETIPAQSAAPAPELPLRESSTGPGNKVLQLHQQYLLVPVKSGVMLIDQVAARERILFEQYAQALERDTSASQTLLFPRTVTFTPQDFAVLREVEEALRALGFRFTDFGKNTIAVEGIPADVPARDEKELLEGLIEQFRTGSGTVKLDRREQLARALARRVAASAAGSRLSELEMTALVDKLFACQVPNYTPDGRRTLVLLELGQLQAFFTR